The sequence ACAAGCATGGCTTTGCTCGGATTGGCGAGTGGGATGATTGGCACGTTTGCCTTGCTGAAGAAACAAAGTTTAATAGGGGATGCAATGGCACATGCCGCGTTACCAGGCATTTGTATCGCTTTTCTCTTCTATGGACAAAAATCGCTTCTCGTTTTTTTAATTGGTGCTGCTTGTTCAGGTTATATGGCAACAGTATTTATTCAGTTTATTGTAAAACATACGCGCATTAAAGAAGATGCTGCCATTGGCATCGTATTGTCTGTATTTTTTGGTTTAGGCATTGTGCTATTAACATGGATTAATCAACATGAAGGTGGAAATCAGAGCGGGATCAATGACTTTTTGTTCGGAAAAGCAGCATCGTTAACTGGAAATGATGTGAACGTTTTAACCATAACGGCTGTACTAATGGTTATAACGATCCTCTTTTTTTTCAAAGAGTTCAAAATCATTACATTTGATCGAGCATTTGCGCAAGGAGTCGGTATACCTGTGTCGTTGTTGAATGGTGTGCTTATGTTTTTAATCGTTTCGGTTGTTGTGATTGGTTTACAGGCTGTGGGCGTTGTGTTAATGTCTGCGCTACTCATTACGCCGGCGTTAGCTGCAAGATATTGGACTGAAAGACTCGGATGGATGACATTGTTAGCCGGCGTATTTGGTGCTTTATCTGGAGTTGCTGGGGCATATGTGAGTTTGATTGCTTATGTGCCTACCGGTCCACTCGTTATTATTTTTGCGACGGCTCTGTTTCTCTTCTCGTTTTTATTCGCCCCGAAACGTGGTTTATGTAGCAAAATCATTCGTCGGCATGTAGAAAGAAAAAAATTGCGCGTGAAACAACTAATGTATGAGCGAGGGGAGCAGTTATGAGTTATACGATTTGGATTTTGCTTACTGCAACTCTTGTCGGGATTAACTGTGGATTAGTCGGTACATTTCTCGTATTACGGAAAATGTCGATGCTCTCTGATGCGATCAGTCATAGCGTATTGCTAGGAATTGTGGGGGCGTATATGGTAAGCCATCAACTGCAAGGGGTGTCTATGCTCATCGGCGCTTTGCTTGTCGGATTGCTAACAACATTTCTCGTCCAATTGTTGCATCAAAAGGGGGTGCAAAGTGACGCAGCCATCGGGGTTGTGTTTACATGCTTGTTTGCGATCGGGGTTGTCCTCATTTCCTTATTCGCAGATCGTGTTCATTTAGATGTCGAACATGCGCTGATGGGTGAAATTGCATTTGTGCCGTGGGATGTGCTGGAAGTTGGCGGACGAAGTATTGGACCGAAAGCCGTTTGGTTGCTTGGATTTGTTTTAGCGATCAATATATTCGTTATTGTTTTTGCTTACAAAGAATTAAAAATTAGCTCATTTGATAGTGAAATGGCAATTACGCTTGGAATTCCGGTCGTGCTGATTCACTACGTATTAATGGGGATGTTGTCGTTAACGACTGTTGCCTCATTTGATAGTGTTGGTGCCATTTTAGTTGTAGCGATGCTTATTGTACCAAGTGCAACGGCTTACTTGTGGACGGATCGACTTAGCACGATGCTTATATGTAGTGCTTTTATCGGTGTATTGGCATCGGTGATCGGCTACGTGGGAGCGACAGCATTCAACGTCTCTATTTCTGGAGCAATTTCTGTATCAACCGGTGTCATCTTCTTTGTTTCATTATGGATCGCTCCAAAACATGGGGTATTGCGGAAATGGATGAAAAAATCTCCTGCCTAGGCAGGAGATTTAATCTTTTATGGCAGAAAGAAATGCATCAACAACGCCTACATCATTTGTGATTAAAAAAGCAGGAAGTAACGTTATAATTGTCACAACTGTCGCATATGAGACGATAATATTTTTTCATTATTTTCATTGTGTTCACTTCCTTCTGATTTTATTTTCTTAATTTTTTGTATTTTTGTCAATATTTTTTTACAAGAGAAATTTTTGTACGAAAATGGTATAATAAAAAAATAGTTGTTTTTAAGGGGGGATACGATGCGAATACGAGATTGGGATCGAAACTTACGTATTCGTTTAATTGGGGAATCACTCGTTGGAGTTACTTTTTGGATGATATTTCCTTTTATCGCTATTTATTTTTCTGGCATATTCGGTCGAGAAAAAACAGGTGTATTGCTTGTTATTTCGCAATTATTTTCGGTAATTGCTAATTTACTTGGAGGGTATTTTGCTGATCGCTTTGGAAGAAAAAAAATGATGGTGCTCGCTGCGTGTGGGCAGGCAGTTGCTTTTTTCTTATTTGCATTAGTCAATTCTCCACTATTCTCATCACCTGTGATGAGTTTTATTTGTTTTGCCCTCGTAGGCGTATGCGGTTCACTTTATTGGCCTGCTAGTCAAGCGATGGTTGCCGATGTCGTGGCAGAAAAGGATCAAAGTAGTGTATTTGCTGTATTTTACACGATGAATAATGTAATGGTCGTTATTGGTCCGCTACTTGGAGGAATTTTTTATCCACAACATTTTTTTTACTTACTGCTCGTTGCCGGAATATTTTGTGCAATTGTTGCTACCGTTTTGTTCATTTACTTAGAGGAAACGGCACCGTTGTGGGCGAAAACGACAGGAACATGGTACACCTTTTTTGTTGAGCAATTAAAAAATTATCGTCTTATTGCGAAAGACCGCACGTTTCTTTTGTTTATCATTGCTGGTGTCCTCGTTGCCCAAACGTTTATGCAACTTGATATTTTAATCCCTGTGTATGTGAAAGACGTTGTTTCAGAGCAAACGTTAATTTCTACCGATCATTGGTCACTTTCGTTGAGCGGAGAAAAAGCATTTAGTGTACTTATTGCTGAAAATGGATTGCTTGTTGCTTTATTTACGGTGGCGGTAACGAAATGGATGGGAAACTACAAAAAAAGTCGGTATTTGTATGGTCCTCTCTTTTGTATGGACTCGCTATTTTCTTTTTCGGTCAAACGACATCCCTTTGGATCATGGTCATTTTAATCGGTATATTTACACTTGCGGAACTTATGACGGTTGGTTTACAACAAACATTTGTCGCTAGATTAGCCCCTGATCATATGCGTGGACAATATTTTGCTGCAGCGAGCCTACGTTTTACGCTTGGGCGCATGATGGCTCCACTCGCTTTGACGCTTCCTTTTGCGTATCATTGGACGTTTTTTATTTTAATGTTACTTGCCGTATGTAGCGCATGGTTGTATGCTGTTATGTTTCAAATGATGGGAGGAAAGCGTGCATGATTATTCTCATTCGGCATGGAAAGCCTGTTTGTAAAATGGTACACAAGCAAGAAAAAGTAGGCATATTGGGAAGTTGTGACGTTATCGTTGACAAGGCGCACACCGTGATGTACATATATGGTGTGTAGCCCCTTCTCTTTCTCATATTTTCCCTTTTCTTCTCATACATATGATGATGTAAATATGAGAAAAGAGGGGAAATACGTGTGAATGAAAAAGGGGGATTACAAAAAGAAGCGATGACACGAAGCGAACGACGAAAACGAAAACAACGATTTGTTTTTGTATGTTTATTATTCGTTGTAAGCGCGTGTGTCGTCGGTGCATGGGGAGTGGCGAAACAAGAGACGAGTGAACAGAAAGTAATTGAGCAATTCATCACCGCGTTACGTCAAGAAGATATGAATACGTTGAAACAGTTCATTGATGCTCCATTAGAAGAAAAGGCGTCACTTTTACCACTTTTTGCGTATTTACGTAAACATCCAGAGGGTTATGACCAAATAAGGAAAGAGTTAGCGCAACAAAAAGATGATCGAGTTTACATAAAAGGATTAACGTCAACTCCGCCGATTTTTTTAATGAAATTGTCGCAAGGAACGTACAAATTTGAACCGACGCTGTATCATGTATATGTGCAAACGAACGAGCAAGGGGCTCGTATTTTGATTAACGACACATACGTCGGTGAAACGAATGCATCGTTAGTGAAAGTAGGAGAGTATGTTCCAGGCCTATATGAAGTGAAAATGGTGACAGATGAACGAGAACAAACGAAGCAAATATCGCTCTTTGGAGGAGAGCGGATTCGTATCGTTCGTTTCGATTCGAACTAAAAGATGCAACGACATGTTGCGTCTTTTTTTGTCAAAGTCGAAACATATCTTCTCGTTCGTACGTAATATAGTCATCATTTTCATTTCATAAAAAATCATAGTAAAATAAAGGAACATAGACGATGGGAGGACAACAATGAAACAGTTCATTCGAACAATATGGCGATGGTTTGTATCATGGAATATCGGTTTATTTAGTGCTCTGATCTCGCTGCTTGCATTTCGTTTGCCTTTTTTCATTTCATTTTTGATTGGTGTAAGTGTAGGAGTGATTTATTCCGTTTACATGAAGAAAAAAGAAAAGAAGGATCGATTGCATGATTTTAAAGACGAGCGATTGAAAGATGCGAAAAAAAAGGTTCGGAAAATCGGACAAAGTTTATGGCGAATTCGTTCGATTTCGATGTTTTCTAAGCTTTCTCGTTTATACTCCATCTGTCAAAAAATAATTGAAATTGTCGAAAAGCAACCAGATCGTCTCGCTGTCGCGCAACCGTTTTTTAACACAACATTGGACTCCATTGTTACCATTATTGATAAATATATTTATTTAACAAAACAACCCGTAAAAAGTGAGGAGATTCGACAGGCGATGAGGGAAGCAGAGGGAGCACTTGATCTGGCGCTAATGAAAGCGGAAAATGAACTGTTGGACATGCTTGAAGAAGATTTGTTTGATTTAAAGACGGAAGTAAAGCTTGTGAAACATACGATTGCATCAGACGATCCCTTTTCTTTACCAACAAAACATACAATAACAGTGACGGAGGAGAAAAAGCATGAGCAAAAACGATGAAATGCTTTGGACAAGTTCGATCGATTCGTTGCTTGCCAGTCCATTTGGCGAAGTGACAGAAGCAAGCGTCAATCCATCATCTCCGCGTCTCATTGATCAATTAAAAGAAGAGCATCGACAGAAGGCGTTAGCACTTGCTGAGCAAATTGATCCGCGCAATCATCAAGCTATTTTACAATATGGAGTAGCAGCGCAAGCGGAGTTGTCACGCTTTTCCCATTCGATTTTAAATCATGTGCAAAAGAAAGATGTTGGACCTGTTGGGGAAGTCATTCATGAACTTATGATTAAAATGAGAGAAGTTAATGTAGAAGAATTGA comes from Anoxybacillus flavithermus and encodes:
- a CDS encoding metal ABC transporter permease → MSYTIWILLTATLVGINCGLVGTFLVLRKMSMLSDAISHSVLLGIVGAYMVSHQLQGVSMLIGALLVGLLTTFLVQLLHQKGVQSDAAIGVVFTCLFAIGVVLISLFADRVHLDVEHALMGEIAFVPWDVLEVGGRSIGPKAVWLLGFVLAINIFVIVFAYKELKISSFDSEMAITLGIPVVLIHYVLMGMLSLTTVASFDSVGAILVVAMLIVPSATAYLWTDRLSTMLICSAFIGVLASVIGYVGATAFNVSISGAISVSTGVIFFVSLWIAPKHGVLRKWMKKSPA
- a CDS encoding PEGA domain-containing protein, encoding MNEKGGLQKEAMTRSERRKRKQRFVFVCLLFVVSACVVGAWGVAKQETSEQKVIEQFITALRQEDMNTLKQFIDAPLEEKASLLPLFAYLRKHPEGYDQIRKELAQQKDDRVYIKGLTSTPPIFLMKLSQGTYKFEPTLYHVYVQTNEQGARILINDTYVGETNASLVKVGEYVPGLYEVKMVTDEREQTKQISLFGGERIRIVRFDSN
- a CDS encoding 5-bromo-4-chloroindolyl phosphate hydrolysis family protein; this encodes MKQFIRTIWRWFVSWNIGLFSALISLLAFRLPFFISFLIGVSVGVIYSVYMKKKEKKDRLHDFKDERLKDAKKKVRKIGQSLWRIRSISMFSKLSRLYSICQKIIEIVEKQPDRLAVAQPFFNTTLDSIVTIIDKYIYLTKQPVKSEEIRQAMREAEGALDLALMKAENELLDMLEEDLFDLKTEVKLVKHTIASDDPFSLPTKHTITVTEEKKHEQKR
- a CDS encoding metal ABC transporter permease, whose amino-acid sequence is MDVNVQWVFTSMALLGLASGMIGTFALLKKQSLIGDAMAHAALPGICIAFLFYGQKSLLVFLIGAACSGYMATVFIQFIVKHTRIKEDAAIGIVLSVFFGLGIVLLTWINQHEGGNQSGINDFLFGKAASLTGNDVNVLTITAVLMVITILFFFKEFKIITFDRAFAQGVGIPVSLLNGVLMFLIVSVVVIGLQAVGVVLMSALLITPALAARYWTERLGWMTLLAGVFGALSGVAGAYVSLIAYVPTGPLVIIFATALFLFSFLFAPKRGLCSKIIRRHVERKKLRVKQLMYERGEQL